The proteins below come from a single Acidobacteriota bacterium genomic window:
- a CDS encoding electron transfer flavoprotein-ubiquinone oxidoreductase gives MPADVVIVGGGPAGMACALRLSQLIDDHNARHPEAPLSKENIYLLEKAREAGQHCLSGAILDPRSMKELLPGFEKDAPLGPTVSKEAVYFLTKEKHFKLPLVPPPLQDHGNYVISINRFVKWLAGKVEEAGITVFTGFAGSELLYEGNRVVGVRTDDKGVDKQNQQKSNFEPGYDVKAKVVVLAEGTRGSLTKQLTQKFDLLKDRNPQTYGVGVKELWEVPSGRIRPGEVILTLGYPLTTKEYGGSWMYGAADNVVSLGYVTGLDYQDPRLDPQHVLQSFKQHPFVADLLHGGKMIRYGAKSLPYGGWWSLPPLGGEGWMIVGDSAGFLNSARLKGIHLAIKSGMLAAETAFEALVKNDSSAATLGKLTRRVDTSWIKDELWPVRNFHQGFEKGMLPGMFNAGLQEFFDGGLRNRVPSHPGYERMKPLANLLPDGGPAAHMVGPAKGDGKLTFDKLTDLYHSGTKHEEDQPAHLVIHDTNICNERCVKEFGSPCQNFCPANVYEMLDDSSTPNGKRISLNAANCVHCKTCDIQDPYQIITWVPPEGGGGPNYDGM, from the coding sequence ATGCCAGCCGATGTCGTCATTGTCGGCGGAGGCCCGGCAGGGATGGCGTGCGCGCTCCGGCTCTCGCAATTGATTGACGATCACAATGCGCGGCACCCCGAGGCGCCGCTTTCGAAAGAAAATATCTACTTGCTTGAGAAGGCGCGCGAAGCGGGACAGCATTGCCTGTCGGGCGCGATTCTCGATCCGCGATCGATGAAGGAGTTGCTGCCGGGATTCGAAAAGGACGCTCCGCTTGGACCGACGGTAAGTAAGGAAGCCGTTTATTTCCTGACGAAAGAAAAGCACTTCAAGCTTCCGCTCGTGCCTCCTCCGTTGCAGGATCACGGTAACTACGTGATTTCCATCAACAGGTTTGTGAAGTGGCTGGCCGGAAAAGTGGAAGAAGCGGGCATCACGGTCTTCACCGGGTTTGCCGGATCGGAACTTTTGTACGAAGGCAATCGCGTGGTCGGCGTGCGCACCGACGATAAGGGAGTCGACAAACAGAACCAGCAGAAATCAAATTTCGAGCCCGGCTACGACGTGAAAGCGAAAGTCGTGGTGCTGGCCGAGGGCACACGCGGATCGCTGACGAAACAGCTCACCCAGAAATTCGACCTATTGAAGGACCGTAACCCGCAGACCTACGGCGTGGGAGTGAAAGAACTGTGGGAGGTGCCATCCGGGAGGATTCGGCCCGGCGAAGTGATCCTCACGCTGGGCTACCCGCTGACCACGAAGGAATACGGCGGTTCGTGGATGTATGGCGCGGCGGACAACGTCGTTTCGCTCGGATATGTGACCGGGCTGGATTATCAGGATCCGCGTCTGGATCCACAGCATGTTCTGCAGTCCTTCAAGCAGCATCCATTTGTCGCCGACTTGCTCCATGGCGGGAAAATGATCCGCTACGGCGCGAAGTCTTTGCCCTATGGCGGATGGTGGTCACTGCCGCCACTCGGCGGCGAGGGTTGGATGATCGTCGGCGATTCGGCTGGCTTCCTGAATTCGGCCCGCCTGAAGGGAATTCACCTTGCCATCAAGAGCGGCATGCTGGCGGCGGAGACGGCGTTCGAAGCATTGGTGAAGAACGATTCGTCCGCGGCTACGCTTGGCAAGCTCACGCGGCGCGTCGATACGAGTTGGATCAAAGACGAATTGTGGCCCGTCCGCAACTTCCATCAGGGATTTGAGAAGGGCATGCTCCCCGGTATGTTCAACGCGGGATTGCAGGAATTTTTCGATGGCGGGTTGCGCAACCGCGTCCCGTCACATCCTGGATACGAGCGCATGAAGCCGCTGGCGAATCTGTTGCCCGACGGTGGACCGGCGGCGCACATGGTTGGTCCCGCGAAAGGCGACGGCAAGCTGACATTCGACAAACTCACCGACTTGTATCACTCGGGTACGAAGCATGAAGAGGATCAGCCGGCGCACCTGGTAATTCACGACACGAACATCTGCAACGAGCGTTGCGTGAAAGAGTTTGGCAGCCCTTGCCAGAATTTCTGCCCCGCAAATGTCTATGAAATGCTCGACGATTCGAGTACGCCAAACGGTAAACGGATCAGCCTGAACGCGGCCAACTGCGTCCACTGCAAGACCTGCGATATTCAGGATCCATACCAGATCATCACGTGGGTTCCGCCGGAAGGTGGCGGTGGGCCTAACTACGACGGGATGTGA
- a CDS encoding TRAM domain-containing protein, with product MDVILIRLSFVLFVGFTCFRIQPFGLPSNLDAAVGLLIGCAIIVFEWRLRVMSLKRLIGAAIGSILGIVGAYLFALVIRNSIPSSPTQSFLQILVMLIMAYVGLAVGANKGDLLNLAALGGIFGGEKSGKKSYKILDTSVIIDGRISDIAETGFLDGIIVIPQFVLRELQLVADSADSLKRNRGRRGLDILQRLQKTASLQIQIVEDDFPSVREVDMKLIELAKLYEGKIITNDFNLNKVAQLQGVAVLNINELANSLKPIVLPGEAMRVFILKEGKEYNQGVAYLDDGTMVVVDNARKMIGKTVDIAVTSVLQTTAGKMIFGKWDERAGARHDSKAGVQVAPPISSAGTNGPISDPGKKVSPLLAEHPNE from the coding sequence GTGGACGTCATACTTATACGGCTTTCATTTGTTCTCTTTGTAGGCTTCACCTGCTTCCGGATCCAACCGTTTGGATTGCCTTCGAATCTGGACGCAGCGGTCGGGCTTCTGATTGGCTGCGCCATTATTGTCTTCGAGTGGCGCCTGCGCGTCATGAGCCTGAAACGGCTCATCGGGGCGGCAATCGGCAGCATTCTCGGGATCGTCGGCGCCTATCTTTTCGCGCTCGTCATCCGCAACAGCATTCCATCGAGCCCGACCCAGAGCTTCCTCCAGATTCTGGTGATGCTGATCATGGCCTATGTAGGCCTGGCGGTCGGCGCCAACAAGGGCGACCTCCTCAACCTGGCTGCACTGGGTGGTATTTTCGGCGGCGAGAAATCGGGCAAGAAGAGTTACAAGATCCTCGACACCAGCGTCATCATCGACGGCCGCATTTCCGATATCGCCGAAACTGGTTTCCTTGACGGCATCATCGTGATTCCGCAGTTCGTGTTGCGTGAACTGCAACTGGTAGCCGACTCCGCGGACTCGCTCAAGCGAAATCGTGGACGCCGCGGCCTCGATATCCTGCAACGCCTGCAGAAGACCGCTTCCCTGCAGATTCAGATCGTGGAAGACGATTTCCCTTCGGTCCGCGAAGTCGACATGAAGTTGATCGAGCTAGCGAAACTCTACGAAGGCAAGATCATCACCAACGATTTCAATCTGAATAAAGTCGCGCAACTGCAGGGCGTCGCCGTGCTGAATATCAACGAGCTGGCGAATTCCCTGAAACCGATCGTGCTGCCTGGCGAGGCGATGCGGGTGTTCATCCTGAAAGAAGGAAAAGAATACAACCAGGGCGTCGCCTATCTCGACGACGGCACGATGGTTGTGGTCGACAACGCGCGCAAGATGATCGGCAAGACTGTCGACATCGCCGTAACGTCGGTATTGCAGACAACTGCCGGGAAGATGATCTTTGGGAAATGGGACGAACGGGCAGGCGCACGTCATGATTCGAAAGCTGGTGTGCAGGTGGCCCCCCCGATCTCTTCGGCAGGAACGAACGGGCCAATTTCGGATCCTGGGAAGAAGGTTTCGCCGCTGCTGGCGGAGCATCCGAACGAATGA
- a CDS encoding transcriptional regulator has product MNDLHGTTFVFPPFRMDPNRRLLFCEERLLSLTPKEFDTLLVLVEAAGAVVNKEMLIARVWPDSYVGDGSLARNISVLRKSMGAEVIETVPRRGYRLTVPVTQALAASAPAASDPPEAGQVEPPPVKTAGSRWGSLRLRIGLAVAATFVVGAIIFAGRYSVVRRASAGSEAGHSGPIHSLVIEKVGGVDPLDEGFTMFTLAPHEETSLQSPGHFGYDRLRLASTDQFLFYRTLSDAEKDFAFSHDWKLTCVCAVNQGAVVAMIDFGRYKGAMRFDIVLLQEGDRYFVALTKQISPDFQWEQKLEFAGVADVVNPHTYELRYDHLRQAASLWIDGNEAASGYRGHRQFRENTGLNFGTVRYLASAQAEGVFRTVRFEAY; this is encoded by the coding sequence ATGAACGACTTGCACGGCACGACCTTCGTTTTTCCTCCCTTCCGCATGGACCCAAACCGGCGTCTGCTGTTTTGTGAGGAGCGCCTGCTCTCGTTGACTCCCAAAGAGTTCGACACGCTTCTGGTTCTGGTCGAAGCCGCGGGTGCGGTGGTGAATAAGGAAATGCTGATTGCCCGCGTCTGGCCCGACAGTTACGTGGGGGATGGCAGCCTGGCGCGAAACATTTCCGTGCTGCGTAAGAGCATGGGGGCAGAGGTGATTGAGACCGTTCCCCGCCGCGGATACCGCCTGACTGTTCCCGTCACGCAGGCACTTGCGGCGTCCGCGCCGGCCGCTTCTGATCCGCCGGAAGCAGGGCAGGTCGAGCCGCCACCGGTGAAAACGGCCGGCTCGCGCTGGGGCAGTCTCCGTCTCAGGATTGGCCTGGCGGTTGCCGCCACCTTCGTCGTCGGCGCCATCATTTTCGCGGGCCGCTATTCCGTAGTCCGACGCGCCAGCGCAGGCTCCGAAGCAGGACACTCCGGACCGATCCATTCGTTAGTCATCGAGAAAGTGGGTGGCGTCGACCCGCTCGACGAAGGCTTCACCATGTTCACGCTCGCGCCGCATGAGGAGACTTCGCTGCAGAGCCCGGGACACTTCGGATATGACCGTTTAAGGCTGGCCTCGACCGATCAGTTTCTCTTCTATCGGACGTTGAGCGATGCCGAGAAGGATTTCGCGTTCAGTCACGACTGGAAACTGACCTGCGTTTGCGCCGTGAACCAGGGCGCCGTCGTTGCCATGATCGATTTCGGCAGATACAAGGGCGCGATGCGTTTCGACATCGTGCTCCTGCAAGAAGGCGACAGGTATTTTGTGGCCCTTACCAAGCAGATTTCACCCGACTTCCAGTGGGAACAGAAGCTCGAGTTCGCCGGTGTGGCCGACGTGGTGAACCCGCACACCTATGAGCTTCGTTATGACCACTTGCGACAGGCAGCCAGTCTGTGGATCGATGGGAACGAGGCGGCATCAGGCTATCGAGGCCATCGTCAGTTTCGCGAGAACACCGGCCTCAACTTTGGAACGGTGCGCTATCTCGCCAGTGCCCAGGCGGAGGGCGTTTTTCGTACTGTGCGCTTCGAGGCGTACTGA
- the ispF gene encoding 2-C-methyl-D-erythritol 2,4-cyclodiphosphate synthase — translation MRIGFGWDSHEFKAGIPLMIGGLSLPYDKGLGGHSDGDVLLHAITDALLGAIAGPDIGSLFPPSDPQWKGADSAVFLREALKRVAEAGYALVNLDSTLILAAPKIGPHAGALRKHVSELCGIPGDCVGIKAKTPEGIGTDNAAIAQVAVLLQRLDSVG, via the coding sequence ATGCGCATCGGTTTTGGCTGGGACTCGCATGAGTTCAAAGCTGGTATTCCGCTCATGATCGGCGGCCTTTCCCTGCCCTATGACAAGGGCCTGGGCGGCCATTCCGACGGCGACGTCTTGCTGCATGCCATCACGGATGCGCTCTTGGGCGCAATCGCTGGGCCCGATATCGGTTCGCTCTTTCCACCGTCTGATCCGCAATGGAAGGGAGCAGACTCTGCGGTCTTCTTGCGCGAAGCTTTGAAACGGGTGGCAGAGGCGGGCTATGCGTTGGTCAATCTGGATTCCACGTTGATCCTGGCCGCACCGAAGATTGGCCCACACGCAGGCGCACTGCGAAAGCATGTGTCGGAGTTATGCGGAATTCCCGGAGACTGCGTAGGGATCAAAGCAAAAACGCCTGAAGGCATCGGGACGGACAACGCGGCGATTGCGCAGGTTGCGGTATTGCTGCAGCGACTAGATTCGGTTGGATAG
- the rplM gene encoding 50S ribosomal protein L13, with translation MSTYFPKEGEIVRKWFVVDAAGQPLGRLASKVARILIGKENPQYTPFIDTGDHVIVINAEQVKITGMKAEQTSYHHYTGYPGGMRSEVLKKRLVRKPELVIEDAVSRMLPKNKLGKQMFTKLNVYKGDKHPHQAQKPQAKVLA, from the coding sequence ATGTCTACCTATTTCCCCAAAGAGGGGGAAATCGTTCGCAAGTGGTTTGTCGTGGACGCTGCCGGGCAGCCTCTCGGCCGTCTCGCGTCGAAAGTCGCTCGCATTTTGATCGGCAAAGAGAATCCGCAGTACACGCCCTTTATTGACACGGGCGACCACGTCATCGTGATCAATGCTGAGCAGGTGAAGATTACCGGCATGAAAGCCGAGCAGACCTCGTATCACCATTACACCGGGTATCCCGGCGGCATGCGCTCTGAAGTTTTGAAGAAGCGCCTGGTCCGCAAGCCGGAGTTGGTGATCGAAGATGCGGTTTCGCGCATGCTTCCCAAGAACAAACTCGGCAAGCAGATGTTCACCAAGCTGAATGTGTACAAAGGCGACAAGCACCCGCACCAGGCGCAAAAGCCGCAAGCGAAAGTGCTGGCGTAA
- a CDS encoding response regulator, translated as MARKILLADDSVTAQNMGRKILTDAGYDVVTVNNGSAALKRVAEQKPDLIVLDVYMPGYSGLEVCVRLKDAPETARIPILLTVGKLEPFKPEEATRVRADAFIVKPFEASELLSALTRLEDRMVPAQSDGSRFSGSVSGVERFSGSDPSARKSEEDTDSGWKNRLRFPSKKKKEEPEPEPEPDFVTPSSFRDFRRGNGKAPAGSSPFPLSTAPAANQEPGLVPDIPRDITPEELDALSELVAKLDGVPAPEQVAPIGEKIGPSESASAQAPEAVAQQEAADTAPAAKTEPEFAVAAPEVTKELEVVAPAAEAARSETETVATESVAPAVETPAPVAEAAPTEVPAPEVVYQTEAAVAQEPAPIDRDDEPKFASAVDATPPAESAEVPTEAAAHESSTPVVEIPAVETVSEAAVASQTDESAKAEDSSRIDESVPAIAPAAAETGSADASSPSAEELAEALRLLTPSQSPSVPQTLAEAGAALADELSRGASGHWVAESVSLSPEEEAASLEAEMFRTFSQGSGQPAAATPASEAPAEMAVEAAPTAVEENPATTAAGNAVASTVQEQVEAPAKQEDAAQEPVEATTFADAVSANREDEDKNERKGEDDQAVAAVAASEHNGSAVANTHHEDSISENGPGGEEAMGKETKGKGGKSNWHQIRSGAPAANDAVEAAKQSEEAPKTMAAAASAENGSEASNIASIVDSVLADLRPKIVEEIAKQLSKK; from the coding sequence TTGGCGCGGAAGATACTGCTCGCCGATGACAGCGTTACAGCCCAGAACATGGGCCGAAAGATCCTGACTGACGCCGGGTACGACGTCGTCACGGTGAACAACGGATCTGCGGCCCTAAAGAGGGTTGCCGAGCAGAAGCCAGACCTCATCGTGCTGGACGTCTACATGCCCGGCTACAGTGGCCTGGAAGTATGTGTCCGCCTTAAGGACGCGCCTGAGACCGCCCGTATCCCTATCCTGTTGACCGTAGGTAAGTTGGAGCCTTTTAAGCCCGAGGAAGCTACCCGCGTCCGCGCTGACGCTTTCATCGTAAAGCCCTTCGAAGCCAGCGAACTTCTCAGTGCATTAACGCGCCTGGAAGATCGCATGGTTCCTGCCCAGTCGGACGGCTCGCGATTCAGCGGATCGGTTTCGGGCGTCGAGCGTTTCAGTGGTAGTGATCCCTCAGCCAGGAAATCCGAAGAGGACACCGATAGCGGATGGAAGAATCGTCTCCGGTTTCCTTCCAAGAAAAAGAAGGAAGAACCAGAACCAGAGCCCGAACCCGATTTCGTTACACCATCGAGCTTCCGCGATTTTCGGCGAGGCAATGGCAAGGCTCCCGCCGGCAGTTCTCCTTTCCCGCTCAGCACGGCGCCCGCCGCGAATCAGGAACCCGGCCTGGTGCCCGACATTCCACGCGACATCACGCCCGAAGAATTGGACGCGCTCAGCGAACTGGTCGCGAAACTTGACGGAGTTCCCGCGCCAGAACAAGTGGCGCCGATCGGCGAAAAAATTGGCCCGTCCGAGTCCGCCTCCGCGCAAGCTCCGGAAGCAGTAGCCCAGCAAGAAGCTGCGGATACAGCTCCGGCAGCAAAGACCGAACCTGAATTTGCAGTCGCCGCTCCGGAAGTCACTAAGGAACTCGAAGTTGTCGCGCCCGCTGCGGAAGCTGCCAGGAGCGAAACCGAAACTGTTGCCACCGAGAGTGTCGCGCCTGCAGTAGAAACGCCGGCGCCGGTAGCTGAGGCTGCGCCCACTGAGGTGCCTGCTCCCGAAGTGGTTTACCAGACCGAAGCTGCTGTTGCACAGGAACCCGCTCCGATCGATCGCGATGACGAGCCGAAGTTTGCATCGGCCGTCGACGCAACACCGCCAGCCGAGTCCGCCGAAGTCCCTACGGAAGCCGCCGCGCACGAATCATCCACACCGGTCGTTGAAATACCTGCTGTAGAGACGGTTTCCGAAGCAGCAGTGGCAAGCCAGACCGACGAGAGCGCGAAGGCGGAAGACTCATCCCGCATCGACGAATCCGTTCCGGCGATCGCGCCCGCTGCTGCCGAAACTGGCAGCGCAGACGCATCGTCGCCCAGCGCTGAGGAATTGGCGGAAGCCTTACGGCTTCTGACGCCGTCGCAAAGCCCATCTGTGCCGCAAACCTTGGCGGAAGCGGGGGCAGCGCTGGCCGATGAACTCTCGCGGGGAGCGAGCGGCCACTGGGTCGCAGAGTCTGTGTCGCTCAGTCCGGAAGAAGAAGCAGCATCACTCGAAGCCGAGATGTTCCGCACGTTTTCGCAGGGAAGCGGTCAGCCAGCCGCAGCAACTCCAGCCAGTGAAGCTCCTGCTGAGATGGCGGTCGAAGCCGCCCCCACAGCGGTGGAGGAAAATCCGGCGACGACCGCAGCCGGGAACGCCGTGGCTTCTACGGTGCAGGAGCAGGTTGAGGCGCCCGCGAAACAGGAAGACGCCGCGCAAGAACCCGTCGAAGCCACTACCTTCGCGGATGCGGTGAGCGCCAATCGCGAAGACGAAGACAAGAACGAACGCAAAGGCGAGGACGATCAGGCTGTCGCGGCGGTCGCCGCATCCGAGCACAACGGTTCGGCAGTGGCAAACACGCACCACGAAGATTCCATTTCAGAAAACGGTCCGGGGGGAGAGGAAGCCATGGGTAAGGAAACGAAGGGCAAGGGCGGAAAGTCCAACTGGCATCAAATCCGCTCTGGAGCGCCGGCGGCAAACGATGCTGTCGAAGCAGCGAAGCAATCCGAAGAAGCGCCCAAGACCATGGCCGCTGCAGCCTCGGCGGAGAACGGATCTGAAGCCAGTAACATCGCCAGCATCGTCGATAGCGTGCTGGCTGATTTGCGTCCGAAGATTGTCGAAGAGATTGCCAAGCAGCTGTCTAAGAAGTAA
- the recG gene encoding ATP-dependent DNA helicase RecG: MLEPSTPVQFVKGIGPRLAEVLAAKGLNTVDDLLHYLPFRYEDRLNPRSVAELRAGEMATVIAEVRNSGLFRTRRMPIFQLTVGQGRNRLKCLWFNGTYLRDRFQAGQMVALYGKVEQDREGELQIMQPQFEILGDINEEGGADDAEKKAAASLEIGRIVPIYESTGQGKLTPRWFRRSIRWALDNLGPDTSDPIPPAVRAHLSLIGHREALEKVHWPDPGESFSDLLSSRTPAHIRLIFDELFFVELGLELKRREQRARTGIAFAPTADVREAIKKVLPFHPTAAQKRVLKEIATDMQAPFPMRRLLQGDVGSGKTIVAFQAAIIAIENGYQVALMAPTEILAQQHYFSARQILEKAGYNIVLLTGSLEQDTKRNIRRHIAQGNAQLAIGTHALIQEGVEFESLGLVIVDEQHRFGVMQRLKLMQKSEEERVGTGLRPVQAERSSAPAEPDVLVMTATPIPRTLALTLYGDLDVSDLDELPPGRTPVVTRAVTDERAPEVWDFVRKQITAGHQAYVVYPVIEENEERELKAAQQMFRQLRDKTFSNLHVGLLHGRLDPEEKEHVMREFQKGEINVLVATTVIEVGVDVANAAIMVIEHADRFGLAQLHQLRGRIGRGAAKSYCILMYGGKVSEEGQRRLDAMVRTTDGFQIAELDLELRGPGEFFGTKQAGIPSFRVANIIRDRQLLEAAKLEAAFVLSGPNAEISQAEIDRALKHMRTRWALSYGLVEVG, translated from the coding sequence ATGCTGGAGCCATCCACTCCCGTTCAGTTTGTCAAAGGGATTGGTCCGCGCCTCGCCGAAGTCCTGGCCGCCAAGGGCTTGAATACGGTGGACGACCTGCTCCACTACCTGCCCTTCCGTTACGAAGATCGCCTGAACCCGCGCTCAGTGGCCGAACTTCGCGCCGGCGAGATGGCTACGGTGATTGCCGAAGTCCGCAACTCAGGCTTGTTCCGCACGCGACGCATGCCGATTTTCCAACTTACTGTTGGACAGGGGCGCAATCGCCTCAAGTGTCTCTGGTTCAACGGAACGTATTTGCGCGACCGTTTTCAGGCTGGCCAGATGGTCGCCCTCTACGGGAAGGTCGAGCAGGATCGCGAAGGCGAACTGCAGATCATGCAGCCGCAGTTTGAAATTCTCGGCGACATCAATGAAGAAGGCGGCGCTGACGATGCGGAGAAAAAAGCCGCCGCGTCGCTCGAAATCGGACGCATTGTTCCCATTTACGAATCCACCGGACAAGGCAAACTCACGCCTCGCTGGTTTCGCCGCAGCATTCGCTGGGCGCTCGACAATCTTGGGCCCGACACTTCCGATCCGATCCCGCCCGCGGTACGTGCCCATCTCAGCCTGATCGGACATCGCGAAGCGCTCGAAAAAGTTCACTGGCCCGATCCGGGCGAAAGTTTCAGCGATCTTCTGTCTTCCCGCACACCGGCGCACATCCGCCTGATTTTCGATGAACTGTTTTTCGTTGAACTCGGTCTCGAATTGAAGCGTCGCGAACAACGAGCGCGCACCGGGATTGCGTTTGCGCCTACCGCCGACGTGCGGGAGGCCATCAAGAAAGTGTTGCCCTTCCATCCGACCGCCGCGCAAAAGCGCGTCCTTAAGGAAATTGCCACGGATATGCAGGCGCCTTTCCCGATGCGGCGACTCCTCCAGGGAGATGTTGGTTCCGGCAAGACGATCGTTGCTTTTCAGGCTGCGATCATTGCCATCGAAAATGGATATCAAGTCGCGCTCATGGCGCCGACCGAAATCCTCGCCCAGCAACATTATTTTTCTGCGAGGCAGATTCTCGAAAAAGCTGGCTACAACATCGTGCTGCTGACGGGCTCGCTCGAACAGGACACGAAGCGCAACATCCGTCGCCACATTGCGCAAGGCAATGCGCAGCTCGCCATCGGAACGCACGCGCTAATTCAGGAAGGCGTTGAGTTCGAAAGTCTTGGCCTGGTGATCGTCGACGAGCAGCATCGCTTCGGCGTCATGCAGCGCTTGAAACTAATGCAGAAGTCCGAGGAAGAACGTGTGGGGACAGGTCTGCGACCTGTCCAAGCCGAGCGAAGCTCGGCACCCGCCGAACCGGATGTCCTGGTCATGACCGCCACCCCCATCCCGCGCACGCTGGCCCTCACCCTCTACGGAGACCTCGACGTATCCGACCTCGATGAACTCCCTCCCGGCCGCACGCCCGTCGTCACCCGCGCCGTCACCGACGAACGCGCTCCGGAAGTCTGGGACTTCGTTCGCAAACAGATCACTGCTGGACATCAGGCGTACGTCGTTTATCCGGTGATCGAAGAGAACGAAGAACGCGAGCTGAAAGCCGCGCAACAGATGTTCCGCCAGTTGCGCGACAAGACTTTTTCCAACCTTCACGTCGGCCTGCTGCACGGACGGCTCGATCCCGAAGAAAAAGAACATGTCATGCGGGAATTCCAGAAGGGCGAAATCAACGTGTTGGTCGCGACCACGGTAATCGAAGTTGGCGTCGACGTGGCGAACGCGGCCATCATGGTGATCGAGCACGCCGACCGCTTCGGCCTGGCGCAACTCCACCAGCTTCGCGGACGCATTGGGCGCGGCGCCGCCAAGTCGTATTGCATCCTGATGTACGGCGGGAAAGTTTCCGAAGAAGGCCAGCGCCGCCTCGATGCCATGGTTCGCACCACCGACGGCTTTCAGATCGCCGAACTCGACCTCGAACTGCGCGGTCCCGGGGAATTTTTCGGTACGAAGCAGGCAGGCATTCCTAGTTTTCGCGTCGCGAATATCATCCGCGACCGGCAATTGCTGGAAGCCGCCAAACTTGAGGCCGCGTTTGTGTTGTCGGGACCGAATGCAGAAATCTCGCAGGCAGAAATCGACCGCGCGCTGAAGCACATGCGGACACGCTGGGCGTTGAGTTATGGGTTGGTGGAGGTGGGATAG
- the ispD gene encoding 2-C-methyl-D-erythritol 4-phosphate cytidylyltransferase produces MKVFVIVPAAGLGTRMAPPAATKSKKKTPSKQFKELGGIPILVHTLRRFAECPEVYEIVIALRKNEIAGFRAQLEKEYPEILKKRLQMVEGGEHRQDSVANALAAIAADPSDVVLVHDGVRPLVTSEIISEVIAATGKHGAAIAGTPAVDTVKQVERTSDGALIKATIPRASVVMAQTPQGIRYDILKQAFDDAAADGFVGTDEASLIERSGHPVAVVMGTPRNLKITTPADMELAEFYLKSSG; encoded by the coding sequence ATGAAGGTGTTTGTCATTGTTCCGGCGGCCGGACTGGGCACGCGCATGGCCCCCCCTGCGGCAACCAAGTCGAAAAAGAAAACGCCATCCAAGCAATTCAAGGAATTGGGCGGCATCCCGATCCTGGTCCATACGCTGCGGCGATTTGCGGAGTGCCCGGAGGTGTATGAGATCGTGATCGCGCTGCGGAAGAATGAAATTGCCGGCTTCCGCGCCCAGCTCGAAAAGGAATATCCGGAGATATTGAAGAAGCGCCTGCAGATGGTAGAAGGCGGCGAACACCGTCAAGACTCCGTCGCCAACGCGCTGGCGGCGATTGCTGCCGATCCGAGTGATGTGGTGCTCGTACATGATGGAGTGCGTCCTCTGGTGACCTCCGAAATCATCAGCGAGGTGATCGCCGCAACCGGGAAACATGGCGCCGCGATTGCTGGAACGCCGGCGGTCGACACTGTCAAACAAGTGGAGCGTACTTCGGACGGTGCGTTGATCAAAGCAACGATTCCGCGCGCGAGCGTTGTCATGGCGCAAACTCCGCAAGGAATTCGCTACGACATTCTGAAGCAGGCTTTCGACGATGCCGCGGCGGATGGCTTTGTAGGAACGGATGAAGCATCCCTGATCGAACGGTCCGGACATCCGGTGGCAGTCGTCATGGGAACACCTCGTAATTTGAAAATCACCACGCCGGCGGATATGGAACTGGCGGAATTCTATTTAAAGAGCAGTGGCTAG
- a CDS encoding STAS domain-containing protein, with translation MNLQLKSRWVGEVLVLQCAGRIVVGPEVDTLHEIVRKELEHQPHIVLQTAEVTFIDSSGLGTIVRLMSAARAAGGDVTICQCPAMMRKALTMTNLHNVFRLYETEDDAILAALQAQRPTAGAPADQSRPAVLCVDPSADVLAYLSELLKKESLRPITASNLVDSQVLMKARAPKLILANAKLSARGKTAGEIFAGCCPGVPFVDLGDAFSKDDAGEAGAKLLAQVRTLIPSNT, from the coding sequence GTGAATCTGCAACTCAAGTCGCGCTGGGTCGGCGAAGTTCTCGTCCTGCAGTGTGCGGGTCGAATTGTTGTGGGACCGGAAGTGGACACCCTGCACGAGATCGTCCGCAAGGAATTAGAGCACCAGCCCCACATTGTTCTGCAAACCGCCGAGGTGACTTTCATCGACAGCAGCGGGTTGGGGACCATTGTCCGATTGATGTCCGCGGCTCGGGCAGCGGGTGGCGACGTGACGATCTGCCAGTGTCCGGCGATGATGCGCAAGGCACTGACGATGACGAACCTGCACAACGTCTTCCGCCTTTATGAGACGGAGGATGATGCCATCCTTGCGGCATTGCAGGCGCAAAGGCCTACGGCGGGTGCTCCTGCGGATCAATCGCGCCCGGCGGTGTTGTGCGTGGATCCGTCTGCTGACGTGCTGGCCTATCTGTCCGAGTTACTGAAGAAGGAGAGCCTGCGTCCGATTACGGCCAGCAATCTGGTCGACTCGCAGGTGCTGATGAAAGCGCGCGCGCCGAAGTTGATTCTTGCAAATGCGAAGTTATCCGCCCGTGGCAAAACAGCGGGCGAGATTTTTGCAGGATGTTGTCCGGGAGTACCGTTCGTCGATCTGGGAGATGCGTTCTCCAAGGATGATGCAGGGGAGGCGGGCGCGAAGTTATTGGCGCAGGTGCGAACTCTCATTCCATCCAACACCTAA